TAAAAGTCTCCCCCTGAAGATGAGATGCTGCAAAGTATGATTCATGTTCAAAAAAGGTAACATCCCGAGAGACAAACATTCGGCGCAAGGTTGGTGAGTAACACTTATAGCCTTTTTGTGTGGGGGAATATCCAATGAAGATGCAGGTGTGGGCTCGAGGATCAAGTTTGGATTGATTTGATTGATGGTTATGGACAAAAACTTTGCAACCGAATATTTTGGCTGGAAGATTAGGAATACGAAATAGAGGAAAGGACTTTAGAAGGGTATTTAGAGGTGTTTGGAAATTGAGGACCTTTGATGGCATTCGGTTTATGAGATAGCAGACAGTGAGGACAGCCTCTCCCTACAAGTATTTTGGAACATTCATGGTGAACATTATGGCTCGAGCTACAGCAAGGAGATGACGATTTTTTCTCTCGGAGATCCCGTTTTGTTGAGGAGTGTCAGGACAAGAGCTTTGGTGTATGATGCCTTGGTCAGAAAGGTATGGGCTTAGGACAGAGTTAAAGTATTCTCTCCCATTATCAGTGTGAAGAGTATGTATGGTGGAGTTGAACTGGGTTTGAACCATTGAGTGAAAATGTTGGAATACTTTGGGTGTTTTAGATTTTTCTTTGAGGAGATAGACCCAACATACCCTAGTGTGATCATCAATGAATGTTATAAACCACCTAGCCCTGTAATATTTTTCACTCATTTGGCTCCCCATAGGTCACTTGTGGATTAATGAAAATGGTTGGACCGGATATATGGTTTTAATGGGTATGGCACACGGGTATGTTTGGATAATTGGCAAATTTCACACTTCAAGGAATTAATACTTTTATTTCGAAATAACAGCGGAAGATGTTTCTTCAAATACAAAAAATTTGGATGCCCTAACCTACGGTGCCATAACATAATTGTGTCCTCTTTTGAAGTGGATAGAGCCAATCCTCCTTGTGTGCTATCTTTATTCCAAACATATAGtccatcatcaactttagcagtGCCAATCATCCTCCCCGATTTCTGTTCCTGTATCACACAACCAATTGCAGAAAATTCAGCAAGAAGTTTTTCATCCTTAGTAAGTTTACTGATTGAAAGTAAATTGCAGAACAAGTTTGGGACATGTAGGACTTTATCGAGAAACAAATTCTCTGTTATTTGTACTTCTCCTACTCCACCACAGTGAGTAAGAACCATCACTATGCGATTCGGGACTTGTCATGACAAGGGGTGTAGGTGTGAAACAAAGTGGAATTACATCATGTGATCGGATGCACCCGAATCGAGTATCCAAGAGGATTGATTATTTGATTCAAAGGCAATATTGAGGGCAGTACCTTGGGTGGCTAGAGATCCATGAGCAGTGGAAGTACCAAGTATCTTATGGAGAGTCTCAAGTTGGGTTTTGGTTAGGCGAAAATCGAGAACATCATCTGCAGCAGTGGAGGATAACAGGGCAGTCTTATTATCCTTCTGTTTTTTTTCAGGATAGCCATGGAGTTTGAAGCACTTTTCCTTTGTATGACCAACACGGTTGCAGTGGTTACACCATGGCCTGGTTGATCCAGAATCATTTCCAGCACGTGGTTTTTGTGGCTGTGGACCTCTGGAGATGAGGGCAGAGGTCTTAGTAGACCGGTTGCCAATAGTTGTCACATGTTTAGGTTCCTTTGAGTCTCCCATCATGACAAGACGGCGCTTTTCTTCTCTTCTAACTTCTGCAAATGCTTCACCGATGGATGGTAGAGGTGATCTGCCCAGAATTCGGCCACGGACCTCATTTAACTCACGATTCAGTCCTGCTAGGAACTCATAAAGACGTTCATTGTTGAGGTGAGTCATGAACTTGGTGTGTTCCAATCCTTCACTCCAATCTGCCTCATAGTACATATCCAGTTCctgccacaaaattttcagattgTTGTAGTAGTGAGTTACTTCGAGTGTCCCTTGTCGGATATCCTTTAACTTAAGCTTGATCTCAAATACTTGGGAGGTGTTTCCAAGATCCGAGTAGTTTTCTTTGACTGCATCCCACATGTCTTTTGCAGTTTTGAAGAAAAGATAAGTGCGGCTTATATGGCCTTCCATCGAATTAATTAGCCAAGCCATTACAATCGAGTTGTTGAGTTCCCAAGTGGCATAAGTCGGATCAGCTGTGGTTGGTCGAGGAATTTCTCCATTGATGTATCCTAATTTGCCACGACCACGAATCACCATAAGGACCGATTGAGACCATTGTAAGAAGTTCTTCCCATTTAGCCGATGATTGGTGATTATAAGGGAGGAATTAAGTTCACCTTGAGTGATTCCTTGATTGACATTCTGAGTTATTTGTGAAGTCTCAGTTTCAGACAGAGTTTCATTGACGTCACCCATGGGAGGAGGACTAAACCGGAGGGATTTTTTTAGGAAGTGAGATTAGGGACGAATGAGCAGGATCGAATGAATCCTAAAGCTCTGATACCATGAAGAAACTTAGAAAATAGATTCTACGTTTTCTGCTAATTAGTTTACACCTATAAAGAGAGGAATTCACACAAACAAGGAAAAAAACATCCTTAGAAATCAGTAACTTCCTAATAACTTCCTAAGAATCAGTGACTGAGATTAGTTTCTATTTACAAGAGAACTCCTAGTAATAAGGTAAGTTTTCTGTCCTTAATTTTAGGAATTCCAACACATTATTATCCTTATTAGTCGGCCTTTAAATGTGAGGATTGTGCTGAGAGTCCAACATGTTGTTACTAATCAGGAAGGTAAATGTAAGTTACTGCTTATTTGGAAGTGCTGTCTATGTGGTGGGAACGGAACTGATTGCCTCTCTAAACGGGCTTTTAATATCTGTAGTTTAATCTCTGAACTGAGAAAGTAAGAAAACGAGAAGGGTGTGTTTACCAACCCATTTTTTACTCACTCATTGGCTATCAATCAGCTCTAGGAATAGATTATTCAACATTACACTGTAATTAGCTTTTCTTACTTTGAAGGAGGATTTTAGAAATACCATTAGATTTCCTTAATGTTGGGAATCATTGTGGAGCGGCTGATCCAATTTGTAATTAGTTATAGATGCATTCCATGTGCTTATGTGCATTTATCACGTTatcatcatttttattttctaGGATTGATCTTACCATGTTGCTCCCTTGGTCTTCTACATCATATTCACACTGTTCTCTCTCATGCacttttggtttttattttggaGGCGAGAAGTAAGGTGGATCATTATGGAAAGAAGGGGTGTGGGAACTTTATCGGATAGTGATAATAGATTAACACTTTCACTAGGTGTTATTATTTTTTGGACATTAAGATTTTACTTCCAGTTTTCCATGATTTAATATTCTAAATCTCGTACATAATATTTTACAGGGCATTCAAGCTTTGGATAATGCTTATTCCAATCAAATAATAGCACAACATTTGAAGGTTCTCTACGTAGTTGGTAAAGACAATAATATTCAGAAATTAGTATCAGCTGTCAAATTCAAGGGATATTCCATCTCAATCAGCTCCTACTTGAATAGCATGGAATCTGGAAACAGGTAAAATCTGAATTATCAATATGTACGTGTATATATATGTTGAGGCAGTTTTTTTGTAGTGGCAAGGAGTAGTGCCCCACAGATTTAGAGAAACCAAACCGTGTAAACATATTGTGTGTTCTTTGTTTTTCTGCCGTGTTCATTCTCAGTACCTGAAGCAGTTGGCACAGGACTTAAGCACTGCTTCTGGCACTGCTCAAGTTTGCTTGCAAATATAGATTTAGTCCTTTCAATATATTTTCATGTCCTTCAAAGTTTGaacattcaatttaaaatatatatgctAGTTGGACCCTATATTTAGAAGCTATTTGCATGTTGTCATTATTGCTGGTGCATGTATCCATAACTGATATGTTATTTTCTTCTCCAGCCTAGACTGTGGTGGCAGAATACCCACAGTCTCCATTATCCATACTGAAAACATCAGTTGTACAGATTTGGGCGAGTATGGTGTTGTAATAATTCCAGACTTTGTTCTATCAATTGATGATTATCTTCAAATTCTCACGAGGATGGCACGGCACACAGTCAATGGTGTATTGCATAGTTTTTTAACTAAAGATGATTCGCGGCATGCTGGCCCGTTGATCGAAATCCTTGAACAATGTGGGGAGGAAGTAGCTGAGGAGCTAAGAAACTTGTGAGATGGGGAACTTCAGTGTTGGAATGCTTGAAAAGAGATAAGCAGTCATTGTGTTTCAAGACCCTCCGATTTCTTTGCAGGTAATGTTAGTAGGTGAATTGTTGCACCTGCAGTTTTGCTGATGCAGCACTGGTGTTGACAATTTGTAAAATTAGTAGGCTGTGTGGTCATAAAGAGGCATAAAACAAGTTATTTGATTATTGTTGGGTCTGGAATGATGAAAAATTAGAGCTTGATTTGAGATAAAATCGAATTTCCGTTTATTCCAATTCCAATTGAGCTgttggtttttcttttcttgtttaaattttaaacattgatggagtattatttatttatcatatttttagTATATAAATTAACAATAAATTAATTCTAAcagataatatttaattatttacatgattttttgaagaaattatttttcCTTGCTACTTAGTTTTTAGtttcaaaaattatattaattattcttCATTTTACagctattataatatatatataataataataataataataataataataataataataataataaaaataaaattttcttttcttattacTACTTTAATAATCAAACAAGACATTTGATTAAATTTTGATGGGATCTAATTTTAACCTAATGGAGTCCACCGAAATAATTAATCATTTTCTTTTTATATGTGGAGATGAAAAGAAACGTGGTAATAATATATCTTTAAATTTATACATAGTTAGGGATAGGGATAGGGATAGGGTAATGTTTATCCATATATGTATTCTACTAAAAATGTAAATAATTTAAACATTAAACacatgtttttattaatttatgatttatttatatttttggaaaaataaaataacaaatattcatGATATATAGTTCTGAACATTCAGTGCCATATGCATGGATCTCTTGAAAATCGAGCTCTTGCATGTACCCAAACTTCCTACCAGTCCATTGTTTCTCTCTCTCGATCTCCTTTTCACCCTTTTAATTTGGCTCAAACTAGCAAAAGGGAAACACCTCAATTTGCCTCCATCACCCCCAAAGCTACCTATTATTGGCAATATTCATCAACTTGGCAAACTTCCCCACCGTTCTCTTCGAGACCTCTCAAGGAACTATGGTTCTCTCTTGCTTCTGCAATTGGGTTGTAATCCAACGTTACTGGTTTCATCAGCCGACATGGTTAGAGAAATTCTAAAAGACCATGACGTTGTTTTCTCCGACAGACCAAGTTCCACTGCAACAAATATCTTGTTTTATGGATGCAGGGATATGGCTTTTGCATCCTATGGTGAGTACTGGAGACAACAAAAGAAGCTCAGTGTTGTTGAGCTTCTTAGCCACCGAAGAGTACACTCATTTCAGTTTGTCAGAGATGAAGAAGTTGAACTTCTTATCAACAAAATCCGCCGTGCTTGTCTTAAAGGAGAGTCTATTAATCTCTCAGAGATGCTTATGTTGGTTTCTAGCAACATAGTTTCTCGTTGTGTTATTAGTCGAAgaattgaagaagaagaagaagatgggtGCTGCAAGTTCGGGCAGTTGGCAAAAAGTACGGTGGTTCTCCTCACAAGTTTCTGTGTAGGGGATTTGTTTCCTTACCTGAGGTGGGTCGATGTGCTTACGGGATATATTCCACGTTTGAAAGCATTATTTGGAGAACTGGATTCATTTTTTGATCAGATTATTAAGGAGCATACAACATTGAAAACTGATGACCAAGTTTCCAATAAGGACTTCATTTCTATAATTATGCAGCTCCAAAATGATGGCATGCTTGAGATTGATCTCACTAACATCAAAGCAATCTTACTGGTTATTCAACACCCTCTCCTTCCTAGGTATATAGCATTCCCCCACCTTTTTGCATGTTGGTCATAATTCTTTAATTTTGTCAATCTCAGGACATGTTCGTCGCAGGGACGGATACCACTGGAGCGACGACAGAATGGATGATGGCTGAACTCCTAAAGCGTCCAAATGTAATGAAAAAGGTCCAAGAAGAGGTAAGGAATGTGGTGGGAAACAAATATAAGGTGGATATGGAGGATATCAATAAAATGAAGTACTTAAAATGTGTGCTCAAAGAAACTTTAAGACTGCATCCGACTGTTCCTCTTCTTGTTCCTCGACAAACATCTGCAAGTGT
The Gossypium arboreum isolate Shixiya-1 chromosome 10, ASM2569848v2, whole genome shotgun sequence genome window above contains:
- the LOC108487773 gene encoding cytochrome P450 71A1-like; amino-acid sequence: MDLLKIELLHVPKLPTSPLFLSLDLLFTLLIWLKLAKGKHLNLPPSPPKLPIIGNIHQLGKLPHRSLRDLSRNYGSLLLLQLGCNPTLLVSSADMVREILKDHDVVFSDRPSSTATNILFYGCRDMAFASYGEYWRQQKKLSVVELLSHRRVHSFQFVRDEEVELLINKIRRACLKGESINLSEMLMLVSSNIVSRCVISRRIEEEEEDGCCKFGQLAKSTVVLLTSFCVGDLFPYLRWVDVLTGYIPRLKALFGELDSFFDQIIKEHTTLKTDDQVSNKDFISIIMQLQNDGMLEIDLTNIKAILLVIQHPLLPRTCSSQGRIPLERRQNG